One Loxodonta africana isolate mLoxAfr1 chromosome 8, mLoxAfr1.hap2, whole genome shotgun sequence DNA window includes the following coding sequences:
- the PODXL gene encoding podocalyxin, translating into MGSPALDVGKPGAMTPDLQATPGTTTPTTSQGTPGTTIPTTGQGIPGTTIPTTGQGTPGTTTSAAGQGYLGTTTPDPGQGHPSTTTPAPGQGHPSTTTPASDQNSGTTTPAPGQGNRDTGPSDQTTVVTPRPDSPPAVDSDGSTQSGPITPPENKTTGSQNVAKDADQSGGTSKQDVTTACGTPGETTQVACQSPSQDSASKTTPAVNPQPSGSSVTSKPRGSTTEKQSTNAPVPGSGPVDSPTVTAPVTAATPISDLSATIGGGKPAPETSTSMAPQPASPLPGPTGIPSSSPKPTTTAPQGSTTYSPTSALGSHKVKCEAPEKPNEKMLVLNLTKASPCVQGPLDEKLITILCKTVKSSFSAAQDQCHIRLAPVPESQAVVVKEISIQTNLLPSDIYELLKDKWDDLKDVGVSDMQLGDQGPPEEAEDRFSMPLIIAIVCMASFLLLVAALYGCCHQRLSHRRDQQRLTEELQTVENGYHDNPTLEVMETSSEMQEKKVVNLNGELGDSWIVPLDNLSKDDLDEEEDTHL; encoded by the exons ATGGGGTCTCCAGCCTTAGACGTGGGAAAACCGGGTGCCATGACTCCAGATCTCCAGGCAACCCCGGGTACCACGACTCCGACTACAAGCCAGGGAACCCCAGGTACCACGATTCCAACTACAGGCCAGGGAATCCCGGGTACCACGATTCCAACTACAGGCCAGGGAACCCCGGGTACCACAACTTCAGCTGCAGGCCAGGGATACCTGGGTACCACAACTCCAGATCCTGGCCAGGGACACCCGAGTACCACGACTCCAGCTCCTGGCCAGGGACACCCGAGTACCACGACTCCAGCTTCAGACCAGAACTCGGGTACCACGACTCCAGCTCCGGGCCAGGGAAACCGAGATACAGGTCCCAGTGACCAGACCACAGTGGTGACTCCACGCCCAGACAGCCCTCCTGCGGTTGACTCAGATGGCTCTACACAGTCAGGACCCATCACCCCACCTGAGAATAAAACCACAGGCAGCCAGAACGTAGCCAAAGATGCAGATCAATCTGGAGGCACAAGTAAGCAGGACGTTACCACAGCCTGTGGGACTCCTGGTGAAACAACTCAGGTGGCCTGTCAATCTCCAAGTCAAGATAGCGCCTCGAAAACCACACCTGCTGTTAATCCCCAGCCATCTGGGAGCTCTGTTACTTCGAAGCCCCGAGGGAGCACAACCGAAAAACAATCCACAAATGCCCCAGTTCCAGGCTCAGGCCCTGTGGATAGTCCCACCGTCACAGCTCCGGTGACAGCTGCCACACCAA TCTCAGATTTGTCAGCCACCATTGGAGGAGGGAAACCGGCCCCGGAGACCTCTACTTCCATGGCACCGCAGCCAGCAAGCCCCTTGCCAGGCCCCACAGGAATACCCAGCTCCAGCCCGAAGCCAACTACGACTGCCCCCCAAGGGTCCACCACCTATTCACCCACCTCAGCTCTTGGGAGTCACAAG GTAAAGTGTGAGGCCCCCGAAAAGCCCAATGAGAAGATGCTCGTCCTGAACCTCACCAAGGCCAGCCCCTGT GTACAGGGTCCTCTGGATGAAAAATTGATCACCATTCTGTGCAAAACAGTGAAAAGCTCCTTCAGCGCAGCTCAGGATCAGTGCCACATACGCCTGGCACCTGTTCCAGAAAGCCAGGCCGTGGTGGTCAAGGAGATCTCCATCCAGA CAAACCTTCTTCCCAGCGACATTTATGAGTTGCTGAAGGACAAATGGGACGACTTAAAAGAT GTGGGGGTCAGTGACATGCAGCTTGGGGACCAGGGGCCCCCAGAGGAGGCCGAGGACCGGTTCAGCATGCCTCTCATCATCGCCATAGTCTGCATGGCGTCCTTCCTGCTCCTTGTCGCGGCTCTCTATGGCTGCTGCCACCAGCGTCTGTCTCACAGGAGGGACCAG CAACGGCTGACAGAGGAGCTGCAGACTGTGGAGAATGGCTACCATGACAATCCAACGTTGGAAGTGATGGAGACTTCGTCAGAGATGCAGGAGAAGAAGGTGGTCAACCTCAATGGGGAGCTGGGGGACAGCTGGATCGTCCCCCTGGACAACCTGAGCAAGGATGACCTAGATGAGGAGGAAGACACACACCTCTAA